The following are encoded together in the Arthrobacter sp. KBS0703 genome:
- a CDS encoding VOC family protein produces MDWKLELVFVPVSDVDRAKDFYVNKVGFNADYDERPMDGIRFVQLTPPGSGCSIAIGEGLNDAPPGTAPSLQLVVSDIHAAHGQLKANGVDVSDVDVQAWGHFVYFADPDGNKWAVQYIPRSAT; encoded by the coding sequence ATGGACTGGAAACTCGAACTTGTGTTTGTCCCTGTGTCCGATGTGGACCGCGCCAAGGATTTCTACGTCAACAAGGTGGGCTTCAACGCCGACTACGACGAGCGGCCCATGGACGGCATCCGCTTCGTCCAGCTCACCCCGCCGGGCTCCGGCTGCTCGATTGCCATCGGCGAGGGCCTCAACGATGCCCCTCCCGGCACGGCGCCGAGCCTTCAGCTGGTGGTCAGCGATATCCACGCCGCCCATGGCCAGCTCAAGGCCAACGGCGTGGACGTCAGCGACGTCGACGTCCAGGCGTGGGGCCACTTCGTCTACTTCGCCGATCCCGACGGCAACAAGTGGGCGGTGCAGTACATCCCCCGGTCCGCCACCTAG
- a CDS encoding HAD family hydrolase, translating to MNLPADSVAATLTARAVLFDMDGTLVDSTAVVEQVWGEFAARYGLDIAEILRTSHGVQAGDTVRRFAPAGADVVALTAELGAMERVRTEGIVALPGAADLLRSLPGDAVALVTSADRILADIRMDAAGLPMPA from the coding sequence ATGAACCTGCCTGCCGATTCCGTCGCCGCAACCCTGACTGCCCGCGCTGTCCTGTTCGACATGGACGGCACCCTGGTGGATTCCACCGCGGTGGTGGAACAGGTGTGGGGTGAGTTCGCCGCGCGCTACGGCCTGGACATCGCGGAGATTCTGCGGACCTCCCACGGCGTCCAGGCGGGCGACACGGTGCGGCGTTTCGCCCCGGCAGGTGCTGACGTGGTGGCTCTCACCGCTGAACTCGGCGCGATGGAACGGGTACGGACAGAGGGCATCGTGGCTCTTCCCGGGGCCGCCGATCTGCTTCGCAGCCTCCCCGGGGACGCCGTGGCACTGGTGACGTCCGCCGACCGGATCCTGGCGGACATCCGGATGGACGCGGCGGGCCTGCCCATGCCGGC